One Trachemys scripta elegans isolate TJP31775 chromosome 4, CAS_Tse_1.0, whole genome shotgun sequence genomic region harbors:
- the SOCS4 gene encoding suppressor of cytokine signaling 4, whose translation MAENKESNSKNVDVRPKTTRSRSADRKDGYVWSGKKLSWSKKTENCSDGEAASSVEKPAAGLRSQERKHSCSSIELDLDRSCGHRFLGRSLKQKLQDAVGQCFPIKNCSSRHSSVLPSKRKIHISELMLDKCPFPPRSELAFRWHLIKRHTAPISQKSEDWIIPDLSQNEATDDHLRDGASTDGGGNSFSQLCDITDSNSCKCDPRTESVMSKVLKNNKEESDMDSDDEVITLCTSSRKRNKPKWETDDELLQLETPPKYHTQIDYVHCLVPDLLQINNNPCYWGVMDKYAAEALLEGKPEGTFLLRDSAQEDYLFSVSFRRYSRSLHARIEQWNHNFSFDAHDPCVFHSPDITGLLEHYKDPSSCMFFEPLLSTPLNRTFPFSLQHICRTVICNSTTYDGIDALPIPPSVKLYLKEYHYKSKVRVLRIDVPEQQN comes from the coding sequence ATGGCGGAAAATAAAGAAAGTAATAGTAAAAATGTCGATGTAAGACCCAAAACCACCCGTAGTAGGAGCGCAGACAGAAAGGATGGTTATGTGTGGAGTGGAAAGAAGCTCTCATGGTCAAAAAAGACTGAGAATTGTTCTGATGGTGAAGCAGCAAGTAGTGTAGAAAAACCAGCGGCTGGTTTAAGGAGTCAAGAGAGAAAGCACAGCTGTTCATCTATTGAACTGGATTTAGATCGTTCATGTGGCCACCGATTTTTAGGCCGGTCTCTTAAACAGAAATTGCAAgatgctgtgggacagtgttttcCTATAAAGAATTGTAGCAGTCGGCACTCTTCAGTGCTTCCGTCGAAGAGAAAAATTCATATCAGTGAATTAATGCTAGATAAGTGTCCTTTCCCACCGCGATCAGAGCTAGCTTTTCGATGGCATTTAATTAAAAGACACACTGCCCCCATAAGTCAAAAATCAGAAGATTGGATAATCCCTGATTTATCCCAAAATGAAGCGACAGACGATCATCTGAGAGATGGAGCGAGCACAGATGGGGGAGGAAACTCTTTCTCGCAGCTGTGTGACATTACAGATAGCAACTCCTGTAAATGTGATCCTAGGACTGAATCGGTTATGAGTAAGGTGTTAAAGAACaataaagaggagagtgatatGGACTCTGATGATGAAGTTATAACACTTTGCACAAGTTCTAGAAAGAGGAACAAACCCAAATGGGAAACGGATGATGAACTGCTACAGTTGGAAACTCCTCCCAAATATCATACCCAGATTGATTATGTCCACTGTCTTGTCCCAGACCTTCTCCAGATCAATAACAATCCATGCTACTGGGGCGTAATGGACAAATATGCAGCTGAGGCACTACTAGAAGGAAAGCCAGAAGGAACTTTTTTACTACGAGATTCTGCCCAAGAAGACTATTTGTTTTCTGTTAGTTTTAGACGCTATAGTCGTTCTCTTCATGCAAGAATTGAACAGTGGAATCATAACTTCAGCTTTGATGCTCATGATCCTTGTGTCTTCCATTCTCCTGACATTACTGGTCTCTTAGAGCATTATAAAGACCCGAGCTCTTGTATGTTCTTTGAACCACTTTTATCCACTCCCTTAAACAGGacttttcccttttcccttcagCATATATGCAGAACAGTTATTTGCAACTCTACAACGTATGATGGCATTGACGCTCTTCCTATTCCTCCATCTGTCAAGTTATATCTGAAGGAATATCACTATAAATCAAAAGTTAGAGTACTCAGGATCGATGTACCAGAGCAACAAAACTAG